A window of Polyodon spathula isolate WHYD16114869_AA unplaced genomic scaffold, ASM1765450v1 scaffolds_1422, whole genome shotgun sequence contains these coding sequences:
- the gtf3c4 gene encoding general transcription factor 3C polypeptide 4 produces MAAASSERASTEEEPELEAAAKPEPDPWRGPGSVVKRDPEVKLQSPVSGLEPLSWSEDHRLSASSTSSISLLEIVCDLHGYGQDLVIHRTSIPVPERTCVLRVGPEKKVAEIKEIFANSKDPTVSQPFMLDRLLNPEGGALTPQRGFKYTSWSPLGCDSNGRCLLASLTLDNRLTIHGNLNRLQWTSLVNLTEVYGEMLEEKSYQLPGAEAPCGELEDLPEFQRRHRMQCPVRMEWSSVCTTQQVQTNNECKDVGTVLLAVLLENGDVAVWQFQLPFLGRDSIVSCNTIQSGVSAPSVLAWWEYEHSGRKMSGLIVGSSVGPVKILPVNLKAVKGYFTLRQPVVLWQETDQIPVHNIKCISLYHPYQKCSCSLVVAARGSYLFWCLLLISKAGLNVHNSHVTGLHSMPITSMTASRYGGAIYTSSADGSVKKLTPIFTDLAVMFEQELIRLPDGVAGRRAYGITTSPNGAYLALVTTEGLTNGLHPVSRSYRVQFVTLKTPDEAAAELLESSIQNLFKQADLVDLVRWKVLRDKRIPPMLQEELDEKVHTSGSTYLWRFKLFLFRVLYQSLQKAPSEARWKPSHKDSKVFIKEGGSARSTRRGGEEEGGDEEEEGEEPTASTSEGMGGQCQEDSVSEEQMSEIIAWIEAVESHLTREHMKRVLGEVYLHTWITENTSIPTRGVCDFLMSDPTYEDRAARVLIGHIFKKMNKQTFPEYCSLCKEVLPFTDRRQAVCSNGHMWLRCVLSYQACQTLSYRRCLLQDSIARHPVPDDPDWIKRILQGPCTFCDSPLF; encoded by the exons ATGGCGGCGGCGAGCTCGGAGCGGGCTTCGACCGAAGAGGAACCCGAACTAGAGGCAGCAGCCAAGCCCGAGCCGGACCCGTGGAGGGGGCCGGGGTCTGTAGTCAAACGGGACCCCGAGGTGAAACTGCAGAGCCCCGTGAGCGGCTTGGAACCGCTGTCGTGGTCAGAAGACCACCGGCTCTCGGCCTCCAGCACCAGCAGCATCTCTCTGTTGGAAATCGTCTGCGACCTGCACGGCTACGGGCAGGATCTGGTGATCCACAGGACATCCATCCCGGTCCCGGAGCGCACCTGCGTGCTCAGG GTGGGCCCTGAAAAGAAGGTGGCTGAGATCAAGGAGATTTTCGCCAACTCTAAGGACCCGACGGTCAGCCAGCCTTTCATGCTGGACCGGCTGCTGAACCCCGAGGGAGGAGCGTTGACGCCCCAGCGCGGATTCAAGTATACCAGCTGGTCCCCGCTGGGCTGCGACAGCAACGGCCGCTGCCTCCTGGCTTCCTTGACTCTGGACAACCGGCTGACGATCCATGGCAACCTGAACCGCCTCCAGTGGACATCCCTGGTGAACCTGACAGAGGTGTACGGGGAGATGCTGGAGGAGAAATCCTACCAGCTGCCGGGGGCCGAGGCTCCCTGCGGGGAGCTGGAGGACCTGCCTGAGTTCCAGCGGCGGCACCGCATGCAGTGCCCCGTCCGGATGGAGTGGTCGAGCGTCTGCACCACCCAGCAGGTCCAGACCAACAACGAGTGCAAGGACGTGGGCACAGTGCTGCTGGCCGTGCTGCTGGAGAATGGGGACGTGGCGGTCTGGCAGTTCCAGCTGCCTTTCCTCGGGAGAGACTCCATCGTGTCCTGCAACACCATCCAGTCTGGCGTCTCGGCTCCCAGCGTGCTGGCGTGGTGGGAGTACGAGCACAGCGGGCGCAAGATGAGCGGGCTCATCGTGGGCAGCTCGGTGGGGCCTGTCAAGATCCTGCCAGTCAACCTGAAAGCGGTCAAGGGCTACTTCACCCTGCGACAGCCCGTGGTGCTGTGGCAGGAGACAGACCAGATCCCTGTGCACAACATCAAGTGCATCTCCCTCTACCACCCTTACCagaagtgcagctgcagcctGGTGGTGGCCGCCCGCGGCTCCTACCTCTTCTGGTGCCTCCTCCTCATCTCCAAAGCCGGCCTGAACGTCCATAACTCTCACGTCACGGGCCTGCACTCCATGCCCATCACCTCAATGACCGCCAGCCGATACGGGGGCGCCATATACACGTCCTCGGCGGACGGCAGCGTCAAAAAGCTGACGCCGATCTTCACGGACTTGGCGGTGATGTTTGAGCAGGAGCTCATCCGCTTGCCCGACGGTGTGGCCGGTCGGCGGGCGTATGGCATCACCACCAGCCCCAACGGGGCGTATCTGGCCCTGGTGACCACAGAGGGACTGACCAACGGGTTGCATCCGGTCAGTCGGAGCTACCGGGTCCAGTTCGTCACCCTCAAGACACCCGACGAGGCTGCTGCTGAGTTGCTGGAGTCCAGCATCCAGAACCTCTTCAAGCAGGCTGACCTGGTGGACCTGGTGCGCTGGAAGGTGCTGAGGGACAAGCGCATCCCTCCCATGCTGCAGGAGGAGCTGGACGAGAAGGTGCACACCTCAGGCTCCACCTACCTCTGGAGGTTCAAGCTGTTCCTCTTCAGGGTGCTCTACCAGTCCCTCCAGAAAGCCCCCTCCGAAGCCCGCTGGAAGCCCTCGCACAAAGACTCCAAGGTCTTCATCAAGGAAGGGGGCTCGGCGAGGTCGACGAGGAGAGGAGgcgaggaggaggggggggatgaggaagaggagggggaggagcccACAGCCTCCACCTCGGAGGGAATGGGAGGACAGTGTCAGGAGGACAGCGTGTCGGAGGAGCAGATGAGCGAGATCATTGCCTGGATCGAGGCCGTGGAGTCCCACCTCACAAGGGAGCACATGAAGAGGGTCCTGGGGGAGGTCTACCTGCACACCTGGATCACGGAGAACACCAGCATCCCCACCAGGGGAGTCTGCGACTTCCTCATGAGTGACCCCACCTACGAGGACAGGGCCGCCAGG GTGCTGATTGGTCACATCTTCAAGAAGATGAATAAGCAGACGTTTCCAGAGTACTGCAGCCTCTGTAAGGAGGTCCTGCCTTTCACAGACCGTAGGCAGGCAGTCTGCTCCAATGGACACATGTGGCTAAG GTGCGTGCTGTCATACCAGGCCTGTCAGACGCTATCTTACAGAAGGTGTTTGTTGCAAGACAGCATAGCCAGGCATCCCGTCCCCGACG accCCGATTGGATAAAACGGATTTTGCAAGGACCTTGTACTTTCTGTGACTCCCCGCTGTTCTAA